The proteins below come from a single Eucalyptus grandis isolate ANBG69807.140 chromosome 3, ASM1654582v1, whole genome shotgun sequence genomic window:
- the LOC104417569 gene encoding pectinesterase-like, translated as MKATKIVATTVSVLLVVGVCIGVLVSVKGKGGSGNGDQVSSTSKSVAAICAPADYKQACVNSLSAVAKNESASPKELIQAAIAATLEEVKAALNKSGSIGKSATNSSQKMAVEDCQDLLKFAVDELQSSFSMVGDSDLHTVNDRVSELQNWLSAVISYQQTCLDGVTEPDLQKQMSNGMLNATELTSNALAIVSAISGILTSFKIPFNNTASSRRLLEEADAEDADGHPSWWSREDRKLMARQAKGQVTPNAVVAKDGSGHYSTIAAALAAYPKNNKGRYVIYVKAGVYNEYITVTKDQVNILMYGDGPRKTMVTGKKCNRDGVSTFRSASFSVIGNGFIGKSMGFQNTAGPEGHQAVALRVQSDMAAFFNCRMDGYQDTLYVQAHRQFYRNCVVSGTVDFIFGDAAAVIQNSLIVVRKPMDNQQNTVTAHGRTDKHETTGLVIQNCRIVPEQKLYPVRLQIPSYLGRPWKQYSRTVIMESTIGDLIQPAGYMPWSGNFALDTLYYAEYANRGPGAATDKRVKWKGFHVIKNRNEALQFTASPFIQGNQWLKPTGMPYLLGFKGN; from the exons ATGAAAGCAACCAAGATAGTTGCGACAACAGTCTCTGTCCTGCTCGTCGTGGGCGTGTGCATCGGCGTGCTAGTCAGCGTGAAAGGTAAAGGCGGGTCGGGAAATGGGGACCAGGTTTCGTCGACTTCCAAGTCCGTGGCCGCCATTTGCGCACCAGCGGATTATAAGCAGGCCTGTGTCAATAGCCTCAGTGCGGTGGCCAAGAACGAAAGTGCCTCGCCGAAGGAGCTGATTCAGGCTGCCATTGCAGCCACTCTCGAGGAGGTTAAAGCAGCACTTAATAAGTCGGGATCGATCGGGAAATCGGCCACAAACTCCTCTCAGAAGATGGCTGTCGAAGATTGCCAGGACTTGCTGAAATTCGCTGTCGACGAGCTCCAATCCTCGTTCTCCATGGTGGGAGACAGCGACTTGCACACCGTGAATGATCGGGTCTCGGAGCTTCAAAACTGGTTGAGCGCCGTGATATCGTATCAGCAGACATGTTTGGACGGTGTCACGGAACCGGATTTGCAGAAGCAGATGTCCAATGGAATGCTAAATGCCACAGAGCTAACAAGCAATGCCTTGGCAATTGTTTCGGCGATTTCCGGGATCTTGACCTCCTTCAAAATTCCTTTTAATAACACTGCAAGCTCACGCCGACTTCTAGAGGAGGCCGATGCTGAGGACGCCGACGGACACCCTTCTTGGTGGTCTCGTGAAGATCGGAAGCTAATGGCAAGGCAGGCAAAGGGCCAAGTGACACCCAATGCGGTGGTGGCAAAGGATGGGAGCGGACATTATAGTACTATCGCCGCTGCACTTGCGGCATATCCCAAGAACAACAAAGGCAGATATGTCATATATGTGAAGGCCGGTGTATACAACGAGTATATCACGGTTACTAAGGATCAGGTCAATATTCTCATGTATGGAGACGGGCCGAGGAAGACGATGGTCACCGGGAAGAAATGCAATCGCGACGGCGTGTCCACCTTCAGAAGTGCTTCTTTCT CCGTAATCGGAAACGGGTTCATAGGTAAGTCGATGGGGTTCCAGAACACGGCCGGCCCTGAGGGCCACCAGGCTGTGGCGCTCCGAGTCCAATCGGACATGGCGGCCTTCTTCAACTGCAGAATGGACGGGTACCAAGACACCTTATACGTGCAAGCGCACCGCCAGTTTTACCGCAATTGCGTGGTATCCGGCACTGTGGACTTCATATTTGGAGATGCAGCGGCGGTAATCCAAAACAGCCTGATCGTCGTGAGGAAGCCCATGGACAACCAGCAGAACACGGTGACGGCACACGGAAGGACGGACAAGCACGAGACCACCGGCCTCGTGATCCAGAACTGCCGCATTGTGCCCGAACAGAAGCTCTACCCTGTGAGGTTACAGATTCCGTCTTACTTGGGTAGGCCTTGGAAGCAGTACTCGCGGACGGTCATCATGGAGTCAACAATAGGGGACCTGATCCAGCCAGCGGGGTACATGCCCTGGAGCGGGAACTTCGCGCTCGACACTCTGTACTATGCCGAGTACGCAAACCGGGGCCCTGGTGCGGCGACCGACAAGAGAGTGAAATGGAAGGGCTTCCACGTGATAAAGAACCGGAACGAGGCCTTGCAGTTCACGGCCTCACCGTTCATACAAGGGAACCAGTGGCTCAAGCCGACCGGCATGCCTTATCTGCTCGGATTCAAAGGAAACTAA
- the LOC104415295 gene encoding pyruvate dehydrogenase (acetyl-transferring) kinase, mitochondrial isoform X2 translates to MAAKKLCEAYSKSLLDEAHRWGGLKQTGVSLKYMMEFGSRPSERNLLISAQFLHKELPIRIARRAIELENLPYGLSEKPAVLKVRDWYLDSFRDVRAFPDIKDATDERDFTQMIKAVKVRHNNVVPMMALGVQQLKKDMKQKVVTEDLDEIHQFLDRFYMSRIGIRMLIGQHVELHNPNPPPHCVGYIHTRMSPVEVARNAIEDARAICLREYGSAPDINIYGDPSFTFPYVPTHLHLMVFELVKNSLRAVQERFMDSDKVAPPIRIIVADGDEDVTIKVSDEGGGIPRSGLPKIFTYLYSTAKNPLDENSDLGIADNVTMAGYGYGLPISRLYARYFGGDLQIISMEGYDSQEPLP, encoded by the exons ATGGCGGCCAAGAAGCTGTGCGAGGCCTACTCCAAGAGCCTGCTCGACGAGGCGCACCGGTGGGGCGGCCTGAAGCAGACCGGGGTCAGCCTCAAGTACATGATGGAGTTCGGGTCCCGGCCCAGCGAGCGCAACCTGCTCATCTCCGCCCAGTTCCTCCACAAGGAGCTCCCCATCAGGATCGCCCGCCGGGCCATAGAGCTCGAGAACCTGCCGTACGGATTGTCTGAGAAACCCGCCGTCTTGAAG GTTCGGGATTGGTACTTGGATTCTTTCCGCGACGTCAGGGCCTTCCCTGATATCAAGGATGCGACTGACGAGAGGGATTTCACGCAAATGATAAAGGCAGTAAAGGTTAGACATAATAATGTCGTCCCAATGATGGCATTAGGAGTTCAACAGCTGAAGAAAGACATGAAACAGAAGGTTGTTACTGAGGATCTGGATGAGATCCATCAATTTCTTGACCGTTTTTACATGTCAAGAATTGGCATTCGAATGCTTATTG GTCAGCATGTGGAGTTGCATAATCCCAATCCTCCTCCTCATTGCGTGGGATATATCCACACGAGAATGTCCCCAGTTGAGGTTGCACGTAATGCTATTGAGGATGCTCGTGCTATTTGTTTGCGCGAGTATGGCAGTGCTCCGGATATTAATATATATGGGGATCCCAGCTTTACATTCCC GTATGTTCCAACACACTTGCATCTAATGGTATTTGAGTTGGTTAAGAACTCTTTGCGTGCTGTCCAAGAACGATTCATGGATTCAGATAAAGTTGCACCTCCTATTCGAATTATTGTTGCTGATGGAGACGAAGACGTTACAATCAAG GTCTCAGATGAGGGGGGTGGCATCCCAAGAAGTGGTCTTCCCAAAATCTTCACGTATCTGTATAGCACTGCGAAAAACCCCCTGGATGAGAACTCAGATCTTGGAATAGCTGATAATGTGACTATGGCCGGTTATGGGTATGGGCTTCCAATCAGCCGTCTGTATGCTCGGTACTTCGGTGGTGACCTGCAAATTATTTCTATGGAAGGATATG ATTCGCAAGAACCGCTTCCGTGA
- the LOC104415295 gene encoding pyruvate dehydrogenase (acetyl-transferring) kinase, mitochondrial isoform X1, giving the protein MAAKKLCEAYSKSLLDEAHRWGGLKQTGVSLKYMMEFGSRPSERNLLISAQFLHKELPIRIARRAIELENLPYGLSEKPAVLKVRDWYLDSFRDVRAFPDIKDATDERDFTQMIKAVKVRHNNVVPMMALGVQQLKKDMKQKVVTEDLDEIHQFLDRFYMSRIGIRMLIGQHVELHNPNPPPHCVGYIHTRMSPVEVARNAIEDARAICLREYGSAPDINIYGDPSFTFPYVPTHLHLMVFELVKNSLRAVQERFMDSDKVAPPIRIIVADGDEDVTIKVSDEGGGIPRSGLPKIFTYLYSTAKNPLDENSDLGIADNVTMAGYGYGLPISRLYARYFGGDLQIISMEGYGTDAYLHLSRLADSQEPLP; this is encoded by the exons ATGGCGGCCAAGAAGCTGTGCGAGGCCTACTCCAAGAGCCTGCTCGACGAGGCGCACCGGTGGGGCGGCCTGAAGCAGACCGGGGTCAGCCTCAAGTACATGATGGAGTTCGGGTCCCGGCCCAGCGAGCGCAACCTGCTCATCTCCGCCCAGTTCCTCCACAAGGAGCTCCCCATCAGGATCGCCCGCCGGGCCATAGAGCTCGAGAACCTGCCGTACGGATTGTCTGAGAAACCCGCCGTCTTGAAG GTTCGGGATTGGTACTTGGATTCTTTCCGCGACGTCAGGGCCTTCCCTGATATCAAGGATGCGACTGACGAGAGGGATTTCACGCAAATGATAAAGGCAGTAAAGGTTAGACATAATAATGTCGTCCCAATGATGGCATTAGGAGTTCAACAGCTGAAGAAAGACATGAAACAGAAGGTTGTTACTGAGGATCTGGATGAGATCCATCAATTTCTTGACCGTTTTTACATGTCAAGAATTGGCATTCGAATGCTTATTG GTCAGCATGTGGAGTTGCATAATCCCAATCCTCCTCCTCATTGCGTGGGATATATCCACACGAGAATGTCCCCAGTTGAGGTTGCACGTAATGCTATTGAGGATGCTCGTGCTATTTGTTTGCGCGAGTATGGCAGTGCTCCGGATATTAATATATATGGGGATCCCAGCTTTACATTCCC GTATGTTCCAACACACTTGCATCTAATGGTATTTGAGTTGGTTAAGAACTCTTTGCGTGCTGTCCAAGAACGATTCATGGATTCAGATAAAGTTGCACCTCCTATTCGAATTATTGTTGCTGATGGAGACGAAGACGTTACAATCAAG GTCTCAGATGAGGGGGGTGGCATCCCAAGAAGTGGTCTTCCCAAAATCTTCACGTATCTGTATAGCACTGCGAAAAACCCCCTGGATGAGAACTCAGATCTTGGAATAGCTGATAATGTGACTATGGCCGGTTATGGGTATGGGCTTCCAATCAGCCGTCTGTATGCTCGGTACTTCGGTGGTGACCTGCAAATTATTTCTATGGAAGGATATG GGACTGATGCATACCTCCATTTATCTCGCCTCGCAGATTCGCAAGAACCGCTTCCGTGA